From Chryseobacterium tructae, one genomic window encodes:
- a CDS encoding bacteriocin-like protein, whose amino-acid sequence MKNLKKLTKRGLKNVCGGAGICPSMTDTCEEWCSWTPWQKTHCILGESCAPC is encoded by the coding sequence ATGAAAAATTTAAAAAAACTTACAAAAAGAGGCTTAAAGAATGTGTGCGGAGGCGCAGGGATTTGTCCTTCAATGACAGATACATGTGAAGAGTGGTGCAGCTGGACTCCATGGCAGAAGACCCATTGCATATTGGGAGAATCCTGTGCACCTTGCTAA
- the rpmA gene encoding 50S ribosomal protein L27: MAHKKGVGSSKNGRESHSKRLGVKIFGGQAAIAGNIIVRQRGTQHHPGDNVGIGKDHTLFALVDGKVVFRKKANNRSFVSVEPNA; encoded by the coding sequence ATGGCACACAAGAAAGGAGTCGGTAGTTCCAAGAACGGTAGAGAGTCTCACTCTAAGAGATTAGGTGTGAAGATTTTCGGAGGACAAGCAGCTATTGCCGGAAATATTATTGTTAGACAAAGAGGTACTCAGCACCACCCAGGTGATAACGTGGGAATCGGTAAAGATCACACTTTGTTTGCATTAGTAGATGGTAAAGTAGTTTTCAGAAAGAAAGCAAACAACAGATCTTTCGTATCTGTAGAACCAAACGCATAA
- a CDS encoding T9SS type A sorting domain-containing protein: protein MKGKCILVLSMLVSLGWQAQVKVLFDATKAEMGGNADWIIDADTHNLSVTSTGIGTTGTESNPQRIPTPAQSGITGTTSETYWQGALSNWGIDLVRQGYVVETLPYNGNISYGNSSNPQDLSNYKVFIVVEPNIRFTDSEKTAMLNFVANGGGLFMVSDHTVSDRNNDGWDSPAIWNDFFTSNNVANNPFGISFNLNNVSPVSSNFAPVNLNPTILAGPQGTPTQMKFSSGATMTLNKNNNPSAQGLIFTTGSSTVGSTNVMFATSTYGNGRICALGDSSVPDDGTGDPNDTLYNGYTGDANGNHRPLLVNAVVWLAASSSLDVHETTIKKEAIIYPNPAKDYVYVESNQFKMYKILDESGKIMSTGSLPDTGIINVQNLPLGVYYLILLSDKETQSAKLIKK, encoded by the coding sequence ATGAAGGGTAAATGTATACTTGTGTTGAGTATGTTGGTTTCTTTAGGCTGGCAGGCTCAAGTCAAAGTACTGTTTGATGCTACCAAAGCTGAAATGGGGGGAAATGCAGATTGGATTATCGATGCTGATACTCATAATCTTAGCGTGACCTCTACGGGAATAGGTACAACCGGAACAGAATCGAATCCGCAAAGAATTCCAACTCCTGCCCAAAGTGGAATTACTGGCACCACCTCAGAGACTTATTGGCAGGGAGCGTTGAGCAATTGGGGAATTGACCTGGTAAGGCAGGGATATGTTGTAGAAACTTTACCTTATAACGGAAATATTAGTTATGGAAACTCATCCAATCCACAAGATCTTTCTAATTATAAAGTTTTTATTGTCGTTGAACCTAATATAAGATTTACTGACTCAGAAAAAACAGCAATGTTAAATTTTGTAGCCAATGGAGGGGGGCTTTTTATGGTTTCAGATCATACGGTAAGTGACAGGAATAATGATGGCTGGGATTCTCCTGCTATATGGAATGACTTTTTTACTTCAAATAATGTTGCTAATAATCCTTTTGGAATAAGTTTTAATCTAAATAATGTGTCACCAGTGAGTTCCAATTTTGCTCCAGTTAATCTTAATCCTACCATTTTGGCTGGTCCACAAGGAACACCAACGCAAATGAAATTTTCAAGTGGGGCTACAATGACTCTAAATAAAAACAATAATCCTTCTGCACAAGGGCTTATCTTTACAACGGGCTCTTCAACAGTCGGAAGTACAAATGTAATGTTTGCAACATCTACTTATGGTAATGGAAGAATTTGCGCTCTAGGAGATAGCTCTGTTCCGGATGATGGTACAGGAGATCCTAATGATACACTATATAATGGATATACAGGTGATGCTAATGGAAATCACAGACCCCTTTTGGTAAATGCTGTGGTATGGCTTGCTGCTTCGTCAAGTCTTGACGTTCATGAAACGACTATAAAAAAGGAAGCCATAATATATCCTAATCCGGCTAAAGATTATGTATATGTTGAGAGTAACCAATTTAAAATGTATAAAATCTTGGATGAATCAGGAAAGATAATGAGTACTGGCTCTCTTCCGGATACTGGAATCATTAACGTCCAGAATTTGCCTCTTGGAGTTTACTATTTGATATTGCTGTCAGATAAAGAAACCCAATCTGCAAAATTGATTAAAAAATAA